From the Chloroflexota bacterium genome, one window contains:
- a CDS encoding iron-containing alcohol dehydrogenase, translating into MWYFVTPEVVFGQDALSRLAEMKGKSAFIVTDKNIVSLGLIDRVKEQLSQAGIKATVFDEVEPDPSLQTVRKGVALMNQSGPDLVVAVGGGSVMDAAKAMRVEYERPDIKPEEINPFISDLGLGAKCKLVCVATTSGTGAEATFAVVLTDTADQRKLSLINREIVPDIAIVDPELARGMPPGITANTGMDALTHAVEGFTCTWNNDFTDGLCIKSIQLIFQYLPRAVKDGNDMEAREKMHNAACIAGIGFINSLASLAHATGHSLGAVFHTPHGRAVGLFLPYTIEFIGDAREELWAEIAYSLRLTVPKGKKAASVLAQAIRDLARTIKEPLSLKELGIPWDKVNNSMQKLIDNTMADGSLIVSARVPNEAETEKLFHYAYEGKSIDF; encoded by the coding sequence ATGTGGTACTTTGTAACTCCAGAGGTTGTTTTTGGGCAAGATGCGCTGAGTCGCCTGGCTGAAATGAAGGGAAAGTCGGCTTTCATCGTTACGGATAAGAACATAGTAAGCTTGGGCTTAATTGATAGGGTCAAGGAACAGCTTTCTCAGGCGGGGATAAAGGCCACTGTCTTTGATGAGGTTGAGCCTGACCCATCACTGCAGACGGTAAGGAAAGGTGTGGCCTTGATGAACCAGTCTGGACCGGACTTAGTGGTAGCGGTGGGTGGAGGCTCAGTTATGGATGCAGCCAAGGCCATGCGGGTGGAATATGAAAGGCCAGATATAAAGCCAGAGGAGATAAATCCATTTATTTCAGATTTGGGTCTAGGCGCAAAATGCAAGCTTGTTTGTGTTGCCACAACTTCAGGCACAGGTGCCGAGGCAACCTTTGCGGTAGTGTTGACCGACACGGCTGACCAGAGGAAGCTAAGCCTTATCAATCGTGAGATTGTCCCTGATATCGCTATCGTAGACCCAGAACTTGCGCGGGGTATGCCCCCTGGGATTACTGCGAATACAGGCATGGATGCGCTGACCCATGCCGTCGAGGGATTTACCTGTACCTGGAACAACGACTTCACCGATGGCCTCTGCATAAAATCTATACAGCTTATTTTCCAGTATCTCCCCAGAGCCGTTAAAGATGGCAATGACATGGAAGCCAGGGAAAAGATGCACAATGCTGCCTGTATCGCTGGTATCGGGTTCATCAATTCACTTGCATCCTTGGCACATGCTACAGGCCATTCTCTGGGCGCTGTTTTCCATACACCTCATGGCAGAGCGGTGGGTCTGTTTTTGCCCTACACCATTGAGTTCATCGGGGATGCTCGCGAGGAACTCTGGGCGGAGATAGCTTATTCTCTGAGATTGACGGTGCCTAAAGGGAAAAAGGCAGCATCGGTTCTGGCTCAGGCAATACGTGACCTGGCACGAACTATCAAGGAGCCGCTGAGCCTTAAGGAGCTAGGCATACCATGGGACAAGGTTAATAATTCTATGCAGAAGCTGATAGACAACACCATGGCCGATGGTTCACTAATTGTCTCTGCCAGAGTACCTAACGAGGCAGAAACTGAGAAGCTCTTTCACTATGCTTATGAAGGAAAATCCATAGATTTTTGA
- a CDS encoding FAD-dependent oxidoreductase → MKDYDVVVIGAGLGGLSSATFLAKTGKKVLLLEKHNVPGGYASSFIRGRFEFEIALHELSGLGNESNKGPVWRILKECGVIPRVEFIPIPDFYRAVVLPDVDIVVPIGRQNFEETLCNQFPKDAEGIKQFSATMFDFAEEALRANRVGMKAVMEEPSKFSTLLANYGRTLTEVLNPLVSDDRARTVLSETCGYYCQPPSKCSFLIYALGTVSYLKFGPAHIKGKSQALSQAFVDTIEEYGGDVWLNNGAERILTSGDKVRGVVAEDGTEIACKYVVCNANPLITCLGLIGKENVPDWYLRRLGAWSGGASTFNIYLGLDCTCAKLGLTTHENFVNIGTDLDKQHESMRHSITLEPYGTAVTAYNVVDAEFSPPGTASVVLTMIAYAEPWLKLSPSEYVKTKNLLADKFIGFAEKIAPGLRDHIEVMEIATPLTNVRYTGNPGGSIIGFDENYQGTGQVHLPNRGPLEGLYFAGAWVNIGGGFETCIVSGYLAAREALDDMERGGRDVAVMEKLQSQLAKQAEGAPQLKGTLLAQAERTMTKLHPNRVSLKVKEIIEETQSTKTLRMGRVDGTLPYFRPGQYINLFVNIDGVLTSRPYSISSVPGKPYYDITVRRMEPGFVSHYLLDKVKPGDAFESTSPNGKFYCEPLIDPSDLVFLAGGSGITPFVSIIREVTRQSLPVNIHLLYGSRSPADIIFGDELKEIAKKHPNVKVNFVISEPPKGWSGLCGLLDAKMISSLVGSVDGKKFFLCGPAQMHILCEGALKALGVPLRCIKKEAYGPPADITSEPGWPGISLKTEFEVFEERSGRTIKARAGEPLMISLERAGLVVPAICRSGECTACRTRLVTGKVFAPARVQRRWVDEKSSYIHPCMSYPLDNLRIRL, encoded by the coding sequence GTGAAAGATTATGATGTCGTAGTCATTGGCGCCGGTCTGGGAGGTCTGTCCTCGGCAACCTTTTTGGCCAAGACAGGGAAAAAGGTATTGCTTCTAGAAAAGCATAATGTTCCCGGAGGATATGCCTCATCATTCATCCGCGGGCGGTTCGAGTTCGAGATTGCGCTCCATGAGCTCTCTGGGCTGGGGAATGAGAGCAATAAAGGGCCTGTTTGGCGAATATTGAAAGAATGTGGGGTTATTCCGAGGGTGGAATTCATCCCCATTCCAGATTTTTATCGTGCTGTTGTCCTGCCCGATGTGGACATCGTCGTGCCTATCGGGCGTCAAAATTTCGAGGAAACCCTCTGCAACCAGTTTCCTAAAGACGCTGAAGGAATCAAGCAGTTCAGTGCTACGATGTTCGATTTTGCCGAAGAGGCATTGAGGGCAAATCGAGTGGGAATGAAGGCAGTCATGGAAGAGCCCTCAAAATTTTCTACCCTACTTGCTAATTACGGTCGTACATTGACTGAAGTGCTCAATCCGCTGGTATCCGATGATAGGGCACGCACTGTGCTAAGTGAAACTTGTGGATACTATTGCCAACCTCCATCAAAGTGCTCGTTTCTCATCTACGCTTTAGGCACGGTGAGCTATCTCAAATTTGGGCCAGCACATATAAAAGGGAAATCACAGGCCTTGTCTCAGGCCTTCGTTGACACCATTGAGGAGTATGGTGGAGATGTGTGGCTAAATAATGGTGCAGAACGTATTCTCACCTCTGGTGATAAAGTCAGGGGTGTGGTGGCCGAAGATGGCACTGAGATCGCTTGCAAATACGTAGTATGCAATGCCAACCCGTTGATTACATGCCTTGGACTAATCGGTAAGGAGAATGTTCCCGACTGGTACCTGAGGCGCCTGGGGGCATGGTCTGGAGGTGCATCTACGTTTAATATTTATCTGGGTCTGGATTGCACTTGTGCAAAACTGGGCCTTACAACGCATGAAAACTTCGTCAATATTGGAACTGACTTGGACAAACAGCACGAGAGCATGAGGCACAGCATCACCCTTGAACCCTACGGGACAGCGGTTACAGCTTATAACGTGGTGGATGCGGAATTTTCTCCACCCGGTACCGCCTCAGTGGTTCTCACTATGATAGCCTATGCGGAACCATGGCTAAAGCTCTCTCCATCTGAGTATGTGAAGACGAAGAATCTGCTAGCAGACAAGTTCATTGGTTTTGCAGAGAAGATAGCGCCCGGCCTGAGAGACCATATTGAAGTGATGGAAATCGCTACACCACTGACTAATGTGAGGTACACCGGAAATCCAGGTGGTAGCATCATCGGATTTGATGAAAACTATCAGGGCACAGGGCAAGTGCATTTGCCTAACCGTGGGCCACTGGAGGGTCTCTATTTTGCTGGTGCCTGGGTGAACATAGGTGGTGGCTTTGAGACATGCATTGTCTCTGGATATCTGGCGGCAAGGGAAGCGCTAGATGACATGGAGCGGGGAGGGCGTGATGTAGCTGTAATGGAGAAGTTGCAGAGCCAGCTCGCAAAGCAGGCAGAAGGTGCACCTCAATTGAAAGGCACCCTGCTGGCTCAGGCTGAAAGAACTATGACTAAACTACATCCCAACCGTGTTTCTCTAAAAGTCAAGGAGATTATAGAGGAGACTCAAAGCACCAAGACCCTGCGGATGGGACGAGTAGACGGAACGTTACCATATTTTAGGCCAGGCCAGTATATCAATCTATTTGTCAATATTGATGGGGTCTTAACCTCTCGTCCCTACAGCATCTCATCCGTTCCTGGAAAACCGTATTATGATATCACCGTACGACGAATGGAGCCGGGCTTTGTCTCTCATTATCTGCTGGACAAGGTAAAGCCAGGGGATGCCTTCGAATCCACCTCACCAAACGGAAAATTCTATTGCGAGCCGTTGATTGACCCTTCCGACTTAGTCTTTCTCGCTGGCGGCAGTGGCATAACCCCCTTCGTGTCCATCATTAGGGAAGTGACACGACAGAGCTTGCCTGTAAATATCCATCTGCTCTATGGCAGCCGAAGCCCAGCAGATATAATCTTTGGAGACGAGCTAAAAGAGATTGCCAAGAAGCACCCAAATGTAAAGGTGAACTTTGTTATCAGCGAGCCTCCAAAAGGATGGTCGGGGCTTTGTGGTCTACTGGATGCGAAGATGATATCCTCTCTAGTTGGCTCAGTCGACGGCAAGAAGTTTTTCCTGTGCGGCCCAGCTCAGATGCACATTTTATGCGAGGGAGCACTTAAAGCGTTAGGGGTGCCTTTAAGGTGTATAAAGAAGGAAGCTTACGGTCCGCCGGCGGATATTACATCAGAACCTGGCTGGCCAGGAATCTCACTGAAGACGGAATTTGAAGTTTTTGAGGAAAGGTCTGGTCGGACTATTAAAGCCAGGGCGGGTGAGCCGTTGATGATATCGCTCGAGCGTGCTGGGCTGGTGGTTCCAGCCATCTGTCGTTCTGGAGAATGCACCGCCTGCAGAACTCGGCTTGTTACCGGCAAGGTTTTCGCTCCGGCAAGAGTACAGCGGCGTTGGGTGGATGAAAAATCAAGCTATATCCATCCCTGCATGAGCTATCCGTTGGACAACCTGCGTATCAGATTGTAA
- a CDS encoding enoyl-CoA hydratase/isomerase family protein: MLERRRLPVKYEGLKLEKSEGIAILTFNRPEKLNAITVEMGAMGLSRLLSEIQEDDDIRVLIITGAGRGFCAGADVSTLASLTELASKLKRQEKLQAVGAFARQLYDLDKPVIAAINGVAAGAGVSIALLSDIRIASENARFGMVFVSRGLIPDCGATFLMPRMLGTGKSFELMYTGDLIDAEEAERIGLVNKVVPHNRLMDEAMIWAKRLAKAPPLTLAQIRRAVHSGLLNNLEQQLYFETYAQNFLFGTEDFLEGVNSFLEKREPQFKGR; this comes from the coding sequence ATTCTGGAGAGAAGGAGGTTACCTGTGAAATATGAAGGACTTAAATTAGAGAAATCAGAAGGCATTGCCATTCTAACTTTCAACCGTCCAGAGAAACTGAACGCTATAACTGTGGAAATGGGTGCAATGGGGTTGTCCAGGCTCCTCAGTGAAATTCAAGAGGATGATGATATCAGGGTGTTGATTATCACCGGTGCGGGCCGAGGGTTTTGCGCCGGGGCTGATGTCAGTACTTTGGCTTCACTTACTGAACTCGCCTCGAAATTGAAAAGACAAGAAAAACTTCAGGCTGTTGGTGCTTTTGCGAGGCAGCTATATGACTTGGATAAGCCAGTTATTGCAGCAATCAACGGTGTGGCTGCAGGAGCCGGGGTGTCCATCGCTCTGCTTTCGGATATCAGAATTGCTTCTGAGAATGCCAGGTTCGGTATGGTTTTTGTGTCTAGGGGCTTAATTCCAGACTGTGGGGCTACGTTCTTGATGCCCAGAATGCTCGGTACCGGCAAGTCATTTGAGTTGATGTATACAGGTGACCTTATTGATGCTGAAGAGGCAGAGCGTATAGGTCTGGTCAATAAGGTTGTTCCACATAACAGACTAATGGATGAGGCCATGATTTGGGCCAAGCGGCTGGCCAAAGCACCGCCGTTGACGCTGGCGCAGATTAGGCGTGCTGTTCATAGCGGGTTGTTGAACAACCTTGAGCAGCAGTTATACTTTGAAACATATGCCCAGAATTTCCTCTTTGGGACAGAAGATTTCTTGGAGGGCGTTAACTCGTTCCTGGAAAAGCGTGAACCGCAATTCAAGGGTCGGTGA
- a CDS encoding SCP2 sterol-binding domain-containing protein: MAKVKVKKGEELNGLGEMLKETMDTNLKDPKKYKSIEKLKGSVVIKESTSGVAVTLHLNQGNLELHNDAIDKPTAYMEARFENLAYISCGKLSPIVAMLTGKLKAGGNPLLLLKISNITVLK; this comes from the coding sequence ATGGCAAAAGTGAAGGTAAAAAAGGGGGAGGAGCTCAATGGGCTTGGTGAGATGCTCAAGGAGACTATGGACACAAACCTCAAGGACCCCAAGAAATATAAGAGCATTGAGAAGCTGAAAGGAAGCGTAGTCATCAAGGAGTCCACGTCAGGTGTGGCCGTTACCCTCCATCTCAATCAAGGCAACCTGGAGCTGCATAATGATGCCATAGATAAGCCAACTGCATACATGGAAGCCAGATTTGAGAACCTAGCCTATATCAGTTGTGGCAAACTCAGCCCCATAGTGGCTATGCTCACCGGAAAGCTGAAAGCGGGGGGTAATCCTTTATTATTGCTCAAGATTTCAAACATAACGGTACTGAAATAG
- a CDS encoding MarR family transcriptional regulator has protein sequence MRNTLVSDFEDKIENLANDIREQVNRLSIDNFITFLHTADIVERYVDIEMQKVGINRTHLSLLNHLIVLGGRATPTELSKRVFRSKHAITRAVDTLEKEGLVRREGIGKDRRNRKVAITTKGLNFVRRMVPVREEVGSRIMSPLNETEAKQLSAILKRLRRHMVSLMAET, from the coding sequence ATGAGGAACACATTGGTAAGCGACTTTGAGGACAAGATAGAGAACCTGGCTAACGATATCAGAGAGCAAGTCAATCGCTTATCCATAGACAACTTCATCACATTCCTCCACACGGCCGATATAGTGGAGAGGTATGTAGATATTGAGATGCAGAAGGTTGGGATAAATCGAACACACTTATCCCTTTTAAATCACTTGATAGTGCTCGGCGGTAGAGCAACACCAACCGAGTTAAGCAAGAGGGTATTTCGCTCCAAGCATGCCATTACTAGGGCTGTTGATACCCTTGAGAAGGAGGGCTTGGTCAGAAGGGAAGGCATAGGTAAGGACCGCAGAAACAGAAAGGTTGCAATAACCACAAAAGGGCTAAATTTCGTGAGGAGAATGGTTCCCGTGAGGGAAGAGGTCGGCTCCAGAATCATGTCGCCATTGAACGAAACAGAGGCTAAGCAGCTAAGTGCCATTCTAAAGCGACTCAGGAGGCACATGGTGAGCCTCATGGCAGAAACTTAG
- a CDS encoding nitronate monooxygenase — MSARKILRTELCDMLGIEYPILLAGMGGIAGEGHAAQPKLVAAVSNAGGMGVLGATGLSLDELRAQIREIKSLTNKPFGVDVLLPEDIVTSPPPNMSLAEMKRKFVPKEYIDFVEKVATECGVPLTETEQELVFTVDHSKKQIGVMLEENVPLYCSGLGIPEWLVPMAHEGGMRVLGLAGNVRAALRHKKAGADFIVAQGHEAGGHTGRVGTLALVPQVVDAVAPTPVLAAGGIGDGRGIVATLALGAAGVWVGTAFLFAEEANVTDIHRRMMIEATEEDTRISRVWTGKTLRQMKNPIQEAFDESGLRPLPMVVQVLLMIDLINSLAKAKRHDLLCAPTGQIVGMLKEAKPAKEILDEMVVGAIKLLSQTLPGKVTIKA, encoded by the coding sequence TTGAGCGCAAGAAAGATACTTCGCACTGAACTCTGCGACATGTTAGGTATTGAGTACCCAATTTTGCTTGCCGGCATGGGAGGTATAGCTGGTGAAGGACACGCAGCACAGCCAAAGCTCGTTGCTGCAGTATCCAACGCCGGTGGCATGGGTGTTCTAGGAGCTACTGGGCTGTCCTTAGACGAACTGCGTGCTCAGATTAGAGAAATTAAGAGCCTCACCAACAAACCCTTCGGAGTCGATGTATTACTTCCTGAGGATATTGTTACATCACCGCCACCGAATATGTCATTAGCGGAGATGAAAAGGAAATTTGTACCGAAAGAATACATTGATTTTGTGGAGAAGGTGGCAACAGAATGCGGTGTGCCTCTTACAGAGACCGAGCAAGAGCTTGTCTTCACAGTGGATCATTCCAAGAAACAGATAGGCGTGATGCTAGAAGAGAACGTCCCTCTCTATTGTTCAGGCCTTGGGATCCCAGAATGGCTTGTGCCTATGGCTCATGAAGGTGGGATGAGAGTACTTGGGTTGGCTGGTAACGTACGCGCAGCACTACGTCATAAGAAAGCAGGCGCTGACTTCATCGTGGCTCAGGGACATGAAGCGGGAGGCCACACTGGCAGAGTGGGTACCCTGGCCTTAGTTCCCCAAGTGGTGGACGCAGTGGCACCCACCCCTGTTTTAGCTGCTGGCGGAATAGGTGATGGTAGGGGGATTGTCGCCACTCTAGCACTTGGGGCTGCGGGGGTATGGGTAGGCACTGCCTTTCTCTTTGCCGAAGAGGCCAATGTTACGGATATCCATCGGAGGATGATGATAGAAGCCACCGAAGAGGATACCAGAATTAGCAGGGTGTGGACAGGCAAAACTTTACGCCAGATGAAGAACCCAATACAGGAGGCTTTTGATGAGTCAGGATTGCGTCCTCTGCCCATGGTAGTGCAGGTGCTACTCATGATTGATCTTATTAATAGCCTAGCAAAGGCGAAAAGGCATGACCTTTTATGTGCACCAACAGGACAGATAGTAGGTATGCTTAAGGAGGCAAAGCCCGCCAAAGAGATACTCGATGAAATGGTGGTCGGAGCTATAAAACTTCTGAGTCAAACTCTCCCCGGCAAGGTTACTATAAAAGCATAA
- a CDS encoding glycyl-radical enzyme activating protein, with protein sequence MRTEKEANGRKGLVFSIQRYSIHDGPGIRTTVFFKGCPLRCKWCSNPESMNPYPELMVRDARCNECGKCLEVCVPGAITLDKTSVLVDRSRCDLCLKCVEVCFPSAIEITGQYMNVEEVVEECVKDELFYRNSGGGVTLSGGEPLYQPEFALELLKACKEKGLSTAIDTSGHASWEVLDKVLQYTDFVLYDIKHIDSEMHNSGTGVKNGLILKNLKRVVDTKRAKVWIRIPVIPDFTDSEQYMERLTVFLTNMPVEKISLLGYHEWGRPKYGFVGREYPLDGSVSPSQERLQSLGDIIQSKGLEVTVGY encoded by the coding sequence TTGCGCACCGAAAAAGAGGCGAATGGCAGAAAGGGGCTGGTGTTCAGCATTCAGCGGTATAGCATCCACGATGGCCCCGGGATTAGAACAACGGTGTTCTTTAAAGGCTGCCCACTGAGGTGTAAGTGGTGCTCTAACCCAGAATCAATGAATCCATACCCTGAACTCATGGTCAGAGATGCCAGATGCAATGAGTGTGGTAAGTGTCTGGAAGTTTGTGTCCCTGGCGCCATCACTCTGGATAAAACCAGTGTCCTGGTGGATAGGTCGAGATGTGATTTGTGCCTGAAATGTGTGGAGGTTTGTTTTCCTAGCGCAATAGAAATAACAGGTCAGTATATGAATGTGGAGGAGGTGGTAGAGGAGTGTGTTAAAGATGAGCTGTTTTATCGCAATTCAGGTGGTGGTGTGACATTGTCTGGCGGCGAACCTTTGTATCAGCCAGAATTTGCATTAGAACTGCTGAAGGCATGTAAAGAGAAAGGCCTCAGCACGGCCATTGATACCAGTGGTCATGCCAGTTGGGAAGTGCTAGATAAAGTCCTGCAATACACAGATTTTGTTCTCTATGATATTAAGCACATAGACTCGGAGATGCATAACAGCGGCACAGGTGTCAAAAATGGCCTTATTCTAAAAAACCTTAAGCGGGTTGTTGATACCAAACGAGCCAAGGTCTGGATAAGAATCCCAGTCATTCCCGACTTCACGGATTCGGAGCAATATATGGAGCGGTTGACTGTATTCCTGACCAACATGCCTGTGGAAAAGATTTCGCTATTAGGTTATCATGAGTGGGGTAGGCCAAAGTATGGGTTCGTGGGTAGGGAATACCCGCTTGATGGCTCTGTCTCTCCGAGTCAAGAAAGGTTGCAGAGCTTGGGAGATATTATACAGTCGAAAGGGCTGGAAGTTACCGTTGGCTATTAG